The proteins below are encoded in one region of Verrucomicrobiia bacterium:
- a CDS encoding non-canonical purine NTP pyrophosphatase — protein sequence MRAANSKAITFLLATRNAHKVEEIRTILGSSISCLTLNDFPEAPTVKEDANSFAGNATLKAVALAEWLSRTGAAAMRSIENFFVLADDSGLEVDALQGAPGVHSARFAAVDSGREGNSTDGENNAKLLRLLQDVPREKRSARFRCVIALTPLPGSGATGASPVCESREAELQTELFEGTCEGWIAAGPSGAGGFGYDPLFVPEGFDRSFAELGEDAKNGLSHRAKALAALRRHLEAV from the coding sequence ATGCGTGCCGCGAATTCCAAAGCCATCACTTTTCTGCTGGCCACCCGCAATGCGCACAAGGTGGAGGAGATTCGCACCATCCTGGGAAGCTCGATTTCGTGTCTGACGTTGAACGATTTTCCAGAGGCCCCGACGGTGAAGGAGGACGCGAACAGCTTTGCTGGGAACGCGACGCTCAAGGCCGTCGCGTTGGCGGAATGGCTGTCGCGGACGGGAGCGGCTGCAATGCGAAGCATTGAGAATTTTTTTGTTCTCGCGGATGACTCGGGGCTGGAAGTGGACGCGCTGCAAGGGGCGCCAGGGGTGCATTCCGCGCGGTTTGCGGCCGTGGATTCGGGGAGGGAAGGGAATTCAACGGATGGCGAAAACAACGCGAAGCTTTTGCGGCTGCTGCAGGATGTTCCACGTGAAAAGCGCAGTGCACGCTTCCGCTGTGTCATAGCACTGACCCCGCTGCCGGGCTCCGGCGCGACAGGGGCGTCGCCGGTTTGCGAAAGCCGCGAGGCGGAATTGCAGACGGAGTTGTTCGAAGGCACGTGCGAAGGCTGGATCGCGGCGGGGCCGAGCGGGGCAGGGGGTTTTGGGTACGACCCACTCTTTGTGCCTGAAGGGTTTGATCGATCTTTTGCTGAACTTGGGGAGGACGCCAAAAACGGCTTGAGTCATCGCGCCAAGGCGCTGGCAGCGTTACGGCGGCATCTGGAGGCAGTTTAA